Proteins encoded in a region of the Veillonella parvula genome:
- a CDS encoding polyribonucleotide nucleotidyltransferase → MEQFQMDLAGRTLTIETGELAKQAGGAVMVGYGDTRVLVTATGSKEAKDIDFFPLTVDYEEKMYAVGRLPGGFIKREARPPESAILNSRLIDRPIRPLFNKGVRNEVHVVATVMSVDQDCDPAICGMIGASAALSISDVPWNGPIAGVRMGRINGEFVVNPTKAQLEETDLNIVVAGTKDAILMVEGGAEEVPEDIILEVIMAAHEEIKKIVAFQEDMTAKVGKEKRVFECKDVPAEISDAVRAYGHDKLDAAVRCADKQQRDAQENEVRADVLAHFEEIYPDNLADVNKAFDAMTKEIVRHMITVEKIRPDGRQLDEVRPISCRTGVLPRTHGSGLFTRGQTQVLNVTTVAPLSEKQTIDGLGVETEKRYIHHYNFPSFSVGETRSSRGPGRREIGHGALAERALVPVIPSEADFPYALRLVSEVLESNGSSSMASVCGSTLSLMDAGVPIKAPVAGIAMGLVTQGEHYTILTDIQGMEDALGDMDFKVAGTAKGVTAIQMDIKISGLSREILQEALEQAHKGRIHIMGIMLDTIAEPRQEMSQYAPRIITMKIDPDKIRDVIGSGGKVIRSIIEETGAKIDIEDDGTVFIASVEQEGAAKAQEIITNLTKEVEVGEVYLGKVTRLMAFGAFVEVLPGKEGLVHISKLAKERVENVEDVVSVGDEIMVKVIEIDKQGRVNLSRKDCLK, encoded by the coding sequence ATGGAACAATTCCAAATGGACCTAGCTGGTCGTACTCTTACGATTGAGACTGGGGAACTTGCAAAACAAGCTGGCGGTGCCGTAATGGTTGGCTATGGCGATACTCGTGTACTCGTTACTGCTACAGGTTCTAAAGAGGCGAAGGATATCGACTTCTTCCCACTTACAGTAGACTATGAAGAAAAAATGTATGCTGTTGGTCGTTTACCAGGGGGGTTCATTAAACGTGAAGCACGTCCACCTGAGTCTGCGATTTTGAATAGCCGCTTGATTGACCGTCCTATTCGTCCATTATTTAATAAAGGTGTACGTAACGAAGTACACGTAGTAGCAACAGTTATGTCTGTGGACCAAGATTGTGATCCAGCCATTTGTGGTATGATTGGTGCTTCTGCGGCATTGTCTATTTCTGATGTTCCTTGGAATGGTCCTATTGCAGGCGTTCGTATGGGACGTATCAATGGTGAATTTGTTGTAAATCCAACGAAAGCACAATTAGAAGAAACAGATCTTAATATCGTTGTAGCTGGTACTAAAGATGCTATCCTCATGGTTGAAGGTGGCGCTGAAGAAGTACCGGAAGATATCATTCTTGAAGTTATCATGGCAGCTCACGAAGAAATCAAAAAAATCGTAGCATTCCAAGAAGATATGACTGCAAAAGTAGGTAAGGAAAAACGCGTATTTGAATGTAAAGATGTTCCTGCTGAAATTAGTGATGCAGTTCGTGCCTATGGTCATGATAAACTTGATGCTGCAGTTCGTTGTGCAGATAAACAACAACGTGATGCACAAGAAAATGAAGTACGTGCAGATGTATTAGCTCACTTTGAAGAGATCTACCCAGATAACTTGGCTGATGTAAATAAAGCATTTGATGCAATGACAAAAGAAATCGTGCGTCATATGATTACTGTTGAAAAAATCCGTCCAGATGGCCGTCAACTTGATGAAGTTCGTCCAATCTCTTGCCGTACAGGCGTATTACCACGTACACATGGCTCTGGCTTGTTTACACGTGGTCAAACTCAAGTGTTGAATGTCACAACAGTAGCGCCTTTATCCGAAAAACAAACCATTGATGGCCTTGGTGTTGAAACTGAAAAACGTTATATTCATCATTATAATTTCCCATCTTTCTCCGTAGGGGAGACTCGTTCTTCCCGTGGCCCTGGGCGTCGTGAAATCGGTCATGGTGCATTGGCTGAACGCGCGTTGGTGCCTGTGATTCCGAGCGAGGCAGACTTCCCATATGCGTTGCGTTTAGTATCTGAAGTATTGGAATCAAATGGTTCTAGCTCCATGGCTTCCGTATGTGGTTCTACATTGTCTTTGATGGATGCTGGTGTACCTATTAAAGCTCCTGTAGCAGGTATTGCTATGGGTCTTGTAACTCAAGGGGAACATTATACAATTTTAACTGACATTCAAGGCATGGAAGATGCTCTTGGAGATATGGACTTTAAAGTTGCTGGTACAGCTAAAGGCGTAACAGCAATTCAAATGGATATCAAGATTTCCGGATTATCCCGTGAAATCCTTCAAGAAGCATTAGAACAAGCTCACAAAGGCCGCATACATATCATGGGTATCATGCTTGATACAATTGCTGAACCACGTCAAGAAATGTCTCAATACGCTCCACGTATTATTACAATGAAAATTGATCCTGATAAGATCCGTGACGTAATCGGTTCTGGCGGTAAAGTAATCCGCAGTATCATCGAAGAAACAGGCGCTAAAATTGACATTGAAGATGATGGTACAGTATTTATCGCTTCTGTAGAACAAGAAGGGGCTGCGAAAGCTCAAGAAATCATCACTAACCTTACTAAAGAGGTTGAAGTAGGTGAAGTATACCTTGGTAAAGTAACTCGTTTAATGGCCTTTGGCGCATTCGTAGAGGTATTACCAGGTAAAGAAGGTCTTGTACATATTTCCAAACTTGCAAAAGAACGCGTTGAAAATGTAGAAGACGTAGTAAGTGTAGGGGATGAAATCATGGTAAAAGTTATCGAGATCGATAAACAAGGCCGTGTAAACTTGTCCCGTAAAGATTGTTTAAAATAA
- the dut gene encoding dUTP diphosphatase, whose translation MDIRGFEVVSAFEEQDINLPTRKTTESAGYDIECAEAVTLEPGQVVLVPTGIKAFMAYDEYLAIHIRSSMAIKRHLALVNSTGIIDSDYYNNEDNEGHIMIALLNFGKEPVTLEKGERVAQGIFSKYLITNDDDATGVRTGGIGSTGTM comes from the coding sequence ATGGATATTCGTGGCTTTGAAGTAGTTTCTGCTTTTGAAGAACAAGATATCAACTTACCAACACGTAAAACAACTGAAAGCGCAGGTTATGATATTGAATGTGCTGAAGCTGTTACATTAGAACCAGGCCAAGTAGTGCTCGTTCCGACAGGTATTAAAGCTTTCATGGCATACGATGAATACCTTGCCATTCATATTCGTTCTAGTATGGCTATTAAACGCCATCTAGCACTTGTGAATAGCACAGGTATCATTGATAGTGATTACTACAACAATGAGGACAACGAAGGTCATATTATGATTGCCCTTCTAAACTTTGGCAAAGAACCAGTTACCCTTGAAAAAGGCGAACGCGTTGCTCAAGGTATATTCTCTAAATACCTTATTACAAACGATGATGACGCTACAGGTGTAAGAACTGGTGGCATTGGAAGCACCGGGACTATGTAA
- the rpsO gene encoding 30S ribosomal protein S15: MLTTEAKLAVIKEYATHEGDTGSPEVQVAILTSRIQYLTEHLKEHKKDHHSRRGLLKLVGQRRNMLDYLRRKDIERYRSLIERLGLRK; encoded by the coding sequence ATGTTAACTACAGAAGCTAAATTAGCAGTAATTAAAGAATACGCTACTCATGAAGGTGACACTGGTTCTCCAGAAGTACAAGTTGCGATTTTAACAAGTCGCATTCAATACTTAACTGAACACTTGAAAGAGCACAAAAAAGACCATCATTCCCGTCGTGGTTTGTTGAAATTGGTTGGTCAACGCCGTAACATGCTTGACTACCTTCGTCGTAAAGATATCGAACGTTACCGTTCCCTTATCGAACGCCTTGGTCTTCGTAAATAA
- a CDS encoding ABC transporter ATP-binding protein: protein MLEVKNMVKTFFKGTINEKTALQGINLRLEEGDFCTVIGGNGAGKSTLLNSIAGVFPVDEGSIAINEIDVTKMPEYKRAKYIGRVFQDPMVGTAGNMQIEENLILAMRRGKSLGLKWAFKDSEQAFFKERLALLGLGLEDRLSARMGLLSGGQRQSITLLMATMLRPELLLLDEHTAALDPKTAENVLQLTDKLVAEHNLTTLMITHNMRDALRFGNRLIMMDAGRIIYDVKGEEKKQLTVADLLQKFEVAGENALSDRMVLGAK, encoded by the coding sequence ATTAATCTTCGTCTAGAAGAGGGTGATTTTTGTACTGTCATTGGTGGTAATGGTGCTGGTAAAAGTACTTTGTTAAACTCCATTGCTGGTGTATTTCCAGTAGATGAAGGATCCATTGCAATTAATGAGATTGATGTGACAAAAATGCCAGAATACAAACGTGCTAAATACATTGGTCGTGTATTCCAAGACCCTATGGTTGGTACTGCTGGTAATATGCAAATCGAGGAAAACTTGATTCTTGCTATGCGCCGTGGTAAAAGCTTAGGTCTTAAATGGGCTTTCAAAGATAGTGAACAAGCATTTTTCAAGGAACGGCTTGCATTATTAGGCTTAGGCCTTGAAGATCGTTTATCTGCTCGTATGGGCCTACTATCTGGTGGTCAACGTCAATCTATTACATTGTTAATGGCTACCATGCTTCGTCCAGAACTCTTATTGCTAGATGAGCATACGGCGGCACTTGACCCTAAAACTGCAGAAAATGTATTGCAACTAACTGATAAACTCGTTGCAGAACATAATCTAACAACTCTTATGATTACCCATAATATGCGTGATGCATTGCGATTTGGTAATCGCCTCATCATGATGGACGCTGGTCGAATCATCTACGATGTAAAAGGGGAAGAAAAGAAACAATTAACTGTTGCGGACTTACTTCAAAAGTTCGAGGTAGCTGGTGAAAATGCACTGAGCGACCGCATGGTGCTAGGTGCTAAATAA